In Prochlorococcus marinus XMU1406, the genomic stretch CTATCTCATTATTTTTTTTTATGAGGTGACAGCCTATTAAATCAGGAGCAACAAGTTTAGAGTGCCGATAAAAAAAATTTTTTGGAAATAATTCTTCTTCTATTTTTCAATATCTATCTAATAACATATTTAGCTGAGAAAAATAATTGAGGCTATAAATTGATATTGATTTTCAAAAAGATGTGATTATTTTTTTTTAATTATTTGAAATTCAAAGGATATTAAAATAAGTTGTTCTTAATAAACTATTATTTAATTAGAAAGATATTAAAGGTATGACAAAAATAACTAAAGAGGAAGTAAAAAAAGTTGCTCATTTAGCGAGATTAGAACTTAACGAGAATGAAATTAATAATCATGCAGAACAACTAGAAAAGATATTGGATTATATAAGACAACTTGAAAAAATTGATACAGATGATGTCTCCTGTACAACGAGAGCTATAGAGGTTGTAAATGTATTTAGAAAAGACGAAAAGAAAAATTCTGATTGCAATGAAGAACTTTTAGAATTGGGTCCATCGAGAGAAGATAAATATTTTAAAGTACCAAAAATTATTACTGAATGAGTAAGTTAGTTGCTTCCAATAAATGTTTTGTTGACTATCTTTAATAAAAATTTTTTTATTTTAAAGCCTGGATATAAATTTATGATTTTTCTTATTTTTCCCCTCTTCTTGCTATGACTCCTTACACCTATTAATAAATCATAAATAAAGTTAAAAATGTCTTCTTTACTTTCAAATATCCCAACTCTTTGAGGGGAGCCTTTTTTATCCAATAAAGGCTTAGTTTTTTCATAAGCTATTTTGTATTCAAACCAAGGAATCGAAGGCCAAAGATGATGAATGAGATGGTAATTTTGTCCCATTATTAATAAATTCATAAATTTGCTTGGATAAACTCGAGAATTTATCCATTTATTTCTTGATCGAAAGGGTCTATGGGGTAAATAATCAAAAAATATTCCTAAAGTGACCCCTACCATTAATGCTGGGCCGAACCATAAATTATAAATTAAATTCATAAAGTCAAATTTCAAACCTGCCAAGATAATTGTTATGAATATGGATCTTTCAATTCCCCATTGTAGTAATTCATATCTTCGCCAGAGTTTTCTTTGAAAGAAAAACACCTCATGATAAAAAAATCTTGGAGCAATTAGCCAAATTGGACCAAAAGTACTGACAATATGATCTGGATCATTTTTGGGGTGATTTACGTGAATATGATGTTGTAAATGAACTCTCGTAAAAACAGGGAAGCTAAATCCTAATAGAATAGCTGAGCCATGTCCCATTGCTTGATTTATCCAAGGAACTGGATGAGCAGCTTTATGACAGGCATCATGAATTACAGTACCTTCAATATGTAAAGCTAAAAAAGCAGTGGCTACAAGTAAAGGTAAAGGCCAAACACCTCTATACCATTGCCATATGCTAAGAAAAGCGAGAAAATAACCGCCAAAAAATAAACCTAATGTTGGATTCCAAAAACTTGGCGGATCTACGTAATTTTTAATCTCTTTTTGCCAATTAAATGTTTTTGAAGGATTAGTATTTTTCGTTGTATTTTTACTGGTTAAGTTTGAAATCGTTTCTTTTATTCTTTAAATAATATAACTAATATTTTAAGATGATTGCATGCTCAAACATAAAAAATTTCTTTTAGGAGATTTTTAATTTAATTTTAATGTGTCAAATTAATCATCTTAAGAAAAAAAATTTTTAAAATAAACCTCTTTCAATTATCATTTTATTTGAGCGGTCGTGGCGGAATTGGTAGACGCGCGAGTTTTAGGTACTCGTATCTTCGGGTGTGGGAGTTCAAGTCTCCCCGACCGCACTTAAGGAAATTCTGATAGATAGTTTGTTTATCT encodes the following:
- the gatC gene encoding Asp-tRNA(Asn)/Glu-tRNA(Gln) amidotransferase subunit GatC, producing the protein MTKITKEEVKKVAHLARLELNENEINNHAEQLEKILDYIRQLEKIDTDDVSCTTRAIEVVNVFRKDEKKNSDCNEELLELGPSREDKYFKVPKIITE
- a CDS encoding fatty acid desaturase, with protein sequence MKNYVDPPSFWNPTLGLFFGGYFLAFLSIWQWYRGVWPLPLLVATAFLALHIEGTVIHDACHKAAHPVPWINQAMGHGSAILLGFSFPVFTRVHLQHHIHVNHPKNDPDHIVSTFGPIWLIAPRFFYHEVFFFQRKLWRRYELLQWGIERSIFITIILAGLKFDFMNLIYNLWFGPALMVGVTLGIFFDYLPHRPFRSRNKWINSRVYPSKFMNLLIMGQNYHLIHHLWPSIPWFEYKIAYEKTKPLLDKKGSPQRVGIFESKEDIFNFIYDLLIGVRSHSKKRGKIRKIINLYPGFKIKKFLLKIVNKTFIGSN